A DNA window from Argiope bruennichi chromosome X2, qqArgBrue1.1, whole genome shotgun sequence contains the following coding sequences:
- the LOC129960656 gene encoding vascular endothelial growth factor A-like — protein sequence MIPWLTKFVLIVASVLAVKGNPLNRRTEVPEDFLIKLESVQNISQFLNSWIDQAAVQRAYLFQGDEGGSTVEVAHPAGCVPEMQIVEFERPYDPSLVIWPVCTRVRRCGGCCSSKLLHCVPTRTSTITVKVIKARYPHPGAEMLELEGYENVRLEQHDRCACKCRQEERDCTPEQRYQPGQCRCVCRNHHEAARCKQPDQYWDTKECTCKCRHQSDCSTGSVFNNNSCKCESLNHTPPLPERVPGPAPHLSTLLRDDGGENDAYRLRYAGVDPDSHIGPFELSHHIQDDRTYVLENVTTPQWTKN from the exons GTGCCAGAAGATTTTCTGATCAAATTAGAATCCGTCCAAAATATTAGCCAATTCCTAAACAGCTGGATTGATCAAGCTGCTGTTCAACGAGCTTACTTATTTCAAGGAGACGAAG gtGGGTCTACAGTTGAAGTAGCTCACCCAGCGGGTTGTGTTCCTGAAATGCAAATTGTAGAATTTGAAAGGCCATATGATCCGTCCTTAGTTATCTGGCCTGTTTGTACCAGAGTCCGAAGATGTGGCGGCTGCTGTAGCAGCAAACTTTTACATTGTGTACCAACGAGAACCAGCACAATCACAGTCAag GTAATAAAAGCCCGCTATCCTCATCCAGGAGCTGAAATGTTAGAGCTAGAGGGCTATGAAAATGTGAGATTGGAGCAACATGATCGTTGCGCTTGTAAGTGCCGCCAAGAAGAGCGAGACTGTACGCCAGAGCAGAGATATCAGCCTGGTCAATGCAGGTGCGTATGTCGCAATCACCATGAAGCAGCGCGTTGCAAGCAACCAGATCAATATTGGGATACTAAAGAGTGCACATGCAAATGCAGACATCAGTCGGACTGTTCAACTGGTTCAGTCTTCAACAACAATAGCTGCAA atGTGAATCCTTAAATCATACACCACCTTTACCTGAAAGAGTTCCTGGGCCTGCTCCACATTTGAGCACACTTCTCCGTGATGATGGAGGAGAAAATGATGCCTACAGACTCAGATACGCAGGCGTGGATCCAGATTCGCACATAGGACCTTTTGAATTATCCCATCACATACAGGACGATAGGACATACGTTCTAGAAAATGTTACCACTCCTCAATGGACAAAAAATTGA